Part of the Paenibacillus aurantius genome, GCCTTGTGAACGGTCAGCTTGCTTTTGCCGGTGATCGTGGGAAAGCTGTATAGAATGCCTAAGGAGACACCCGCGAACAAGAGCACGTAAGAAACGAGTCCCAGAAGACGCATGAGCCCCCAGGCGGGAAAAAGATCCAGAAAAACAGCCATGTTAATTCCTCCTTGATGCGTAATTAGCGAATCTTATCCGGCCCGCTTCAGGAACGTTTGGTACGGGTCTGGGGCATGGTCGAAGAAGACGAAGAAGATCCAGAGCCGCTCATGCTTCCTCTGCTTCCGATGGAGCCGCTGCTGGAGCCGTTGCTGCTGCTTCCTCCGTACGGCTGTGTGCTGCCGCTCCCCGTCATGGAGCTTCCGCCCGTGCCCGGTGAGCCGGCCATCGCCCTGCGGTCCGGACGTCCGCCTTCTCCGCCTCTCCCGCGCTGGCCCCGAAGCTCTCCTCTATCGTATCCCGGCGCCATCGTGCCCGTGCCGGGATCGGTCGCCTGGCCGGTGCGCTCATGGAATTCGTTCATGACCGCATCCTGCTGGATGGCGGAAGCCGTTGTTTCGGTGTTGTCCGTCTTTGCCTTGGCGACCGCCTCCGTAAAGGCCGGACTCGCCTTGATGCCGTTAAAGAGTAGGGCCAAGCCGGCGGCTCCGACCGCTCCCGCCTGCCATTTGAACCATTTGGATTTTTTCATTGCTATCGCCTCCGTGGATGGGTTCGGTTGGTGTGGTTGATGAACCCATTATCCATCCCTCGGCTGAAATAGACATGAACACAGGCTGAAGGTTTCCTGAATGTCCTGCGGAATCGTCTTCAGCCGGTCTTCAGCCCGGGCTCAGAGGCTTTTCAGGTTTACGGGTTACTATAGAATCCATTATGATGAACAGGTAAAAAGGAACGGCAACTAAGAACGGAGGAACCCATGAAGCAGCTTAAAGGAATCAAGCTTCTGCTGGTCGATGATGAACCTACTATCCTGCAATTTCTGGAGCTCGGCCTTCTCAACGAAGGCTTTGAAGTAACGACCGCTCCCGACGGCATGACGGCCGTCACGCTCGCCAAGCAAATTCAGCCTCATGTCGCGGTGCTCGACGTCATGATGCCCGGCATGGACGGCTTTGAGGTGTGCCGGATGCTCAAGAAAATCGGCAACATCGCGGTCATCATGCTGACCGCCAAGGACGAAGTGGATGACCGGGTAAAGGGATTGACGCTGGGTGCGGACGATTATATGGTCAAGCCCTTCAGCTTCGAGGAGCTGCTGGCCCGCATCCACGCCCGCATCCGGAACCATTTTCCCCATCTGATGGAAGAGGTGACGGCGGGTCCGTTTAGCATCGACGACCGCCGCAAGGAAATCTCCCTGGACCGCCGGGTGCTGGAGCTTTCTCCTACGGAGTATGAGCTCCTGAAATTCCTTCTTATTAACCATGGACTTGTGCTGAGCAAGGCGCTGATTCTGGATAAAGTATGGGGGTATGATTTCGGAGGCGATGAGAACATCGTGGAGGTGTACATCCGGTCGCTCCGGGACAAGCTGAACGACCGGGAGCACCGTCTGATCCGGACGATTCGCGGAGCCGGATACCGGGTGGACTTCACATGAGACGCGGTCTCCGCCCTTATGGACGGCTTCCTCTTCCCCGCTCCCTGCGGGTGCAGCTGCTGTCCCGCTCCCTTTTTATCCTGGCTGCCATCCTCTTGCTGATCGGCTTGTTTCAATATTATTTCATGCAGCGCTTTCTGTATGGGAGCGAAGCCGAAAGCAGCCTGAACCAGATCCGCTCCACACCCAACGATTTCTGGCAGCGCGGACGCGGCGGCCCCCGGGCGCCGGAAGGCCCCGGCTTCGGCAATCAGGACTTTACCTTTGCCGTTATCTCGCCGGACGGAACGTTTGCCGACATGACGTCCGAGCTGAGCTCTTCCGGAGCCGCTCCCGAGCTTGCCCCGGAAGCCTATACCGAAGCGTACCGGGGGGAACGGCGGGAGGCGAATTATACGATTGCCAAGAATGAGCAGGGCGTAGAGCAGCTCGTCGTTCTGCAGCTGGTCGGGGGCCGGGGGCATCCCCAGGGGCTCGTCCAGCTCGGAACGCCGACAGGACCGCTGAAGAAGGTCCTCATGACGCAGATGATGACGTTCCTTATCCTATCGGCGCTTGCGCTCATTCTGGCCTTCCTTACGTTCCTGCCGGTCATTCGCCGTACGCTGACCCCTCTCTTCCGAATGGTTCAGACGGTCGAGCAGATTGATTCCGGCAAGCTCGACGTCCGGCTGCCCGTTCAGCAGGGCCAGCAGGAAATCGACCGGCTGGCTGCTTCCTTCAACGGCATGCTGGAAAGGCTCGAGCAGTCGTTCGAATCGGAGCGGGAAGCGAAGGAGCAGATGCGCCGCTTTCTGGCCGACGCCTCCCATGAGCTCCGGACGCCGCTGACGTCCATTCACGGGTTTCTGGAGGTTCTTCTCCGCGGAGCCGCCCAGAACCCCGACCAGCTGAACCGGGCCTTGAAGAGCATGCACGTCGAGTCGGAGCGCATCAACAAGCTGGTGGCGGATCTGTTGATGCTGGCGAGACTCGACCGGTCCCCGGAGATCCGCCCTGAGGAAGAGGACCTGGACGCCATTCTGGCCGAGATGGAGCCCCAGCTGAGGCTTCTGGCCGGAGACCGGCAGGTCGTTCTGTCCTCCGCTCCCGGTACCGTTATCCGGCTGGACAAAGATAAGATCAAACAGGTCATCCTGAATCTGTATCACAATGCGGTTCAGCATACGGATCCGGCGGAAGGGCAGATTACCGTCAGCGTTCGTCCCCGCCCGGATGAGGTGGTTATCGAGATAGCCGATAACGGGACTGGAATCCCGGAGGAGCATTTGCCCCACCTGTTCGAGCGATTCTACCGGATGGACACGTCCCGGACCCGCAAGAACGGAGGAGCGGGGCTCGGCCTCTCCATCTCCCAATCGCTGGTTGAGCTGCATGGCGGATCGATCGAGGTGGACAGCACACCCGGCCAAGGAAGCCGGTTCCGGGTCACGCTACCGAGGCTGGCGCAGGCGGCCGATCCTCGGGAGGACTAGTCAGCCGGAGCCGGGACTCGAAAGCGCGGCCTCCTGCGCCAAAATGCCAAAAAGGGAAGAAATCCGGTTGACGGATTTCTTCCCTTTTGCTCGTCTGCTTATTTCTTAATATATTTGGCGGCCTTCTCCAGCGCCTCGTCTTCGGTCGCTCCGGTTACGTAGCGTCCGTTGATGAAGATAAAGGCAAAACGCGAGCACGGGCCGCAATACGATTTGCAGCCGATCTTGATCTCGGTGCCGGGAGCCAGCTTCTCGAGCTTGGGCACCATGGTCTTCATTTTCATATGCTTGCATTTGTCACAGATGCGGATGTCGTTCTTGGCCATTAATGATCCCCGTGGTTGCCCTTGGACGGATTCGTGATCACAAAGCCTTCCTGCGGCAGGTACAGGTAATCAATCCGGACGCCGTCGAGC contains:
- a CDS encoding response regulator transcription factor — translated: MKQLKGIKLLLVDDEPTILQFLELGLLNEGFEVTTAPDGMTAVTLAKQIQPHVAVLDVMMPGMDGFEVCRMLKKIGNIAVIMLTAKDEVDDRVKGLTLGADDYMVKPFSFEELLARIHARIRNHFPHLMEEVTAGPFSIDDRRKEISLDRRVLELSPTEYELLKFLLINHGLVLSKALILDKVWGYDFGGDENIVEVYIRSLRDKLNDREHRLIRTIRGAGYRVDFT
- a CDS encoding sensor histidine kinase, which encodes MRRGLRPYGRLPLPRSLRVQLLSRSLFILAAILLLIGLFQYYFMQRFLYGSEAESSLNQIRSTPNDFWQRGRGGPRAPEGPGFGNQDFTFAVISPDGTFADMTSELSSSGAAPELAPEAYTEAYRGERREANYTIAKNEQGVEQLVVLQLVGGRGHPQGLVQLGTPTGPLKKVLMTQMMTFLILSALALILAFLTFLPVIRRTLTPLFRMVQTVEQIDSGKLDVRLPVQQGQQEIDRLAASFNGMLERLEQSFESEREAKEQMRRFLADASHELRTPLTSIHGFLEVLLRGAAQNPDQLNRALKSMHVESERINKLVADLLMLARLDRSPEIRPEEEDLDAILAEMEPQLRLLAGDRQVVLSSAPGTVIRLDKDKIKQVILNLYHNAVQHTDPAEGQITVSVRPRPDEVVIEIADNGTGIPEEHLPHLFERFYRMDTSRTRKNGGAGLGLSISQSLVELHGGSIEVDSTPGQGSRFRVTLPRLAQAADPRED
- a CDS encoding DUF1450 domain-containing protein, whose product is MAKNDIRICDKCKHMKMKTMVPKLEKLAPGTEIKIGCKSYCGPCSRFAFIFINGRYVTGATEDEALEKAAKYIKK